A DNA window from Hevea brasiliensis isolate MT/VB/25A 57/8 chromosome 2, ASM3005281v1, whole genome shotgun sequence contains the following coding sequences:
- the LOC131174153 gene encoding probable xyloglucan endotransglucosylase/hydrolase protein 23 isoform X2, whose protein sequence is MPTSTHRISSLLPFFSLTASFIFLLLLFVSFYISIASGNFYQDFDITWGDGRGKILNNGDLLTLSLDKASGSGFQSKNEYMFCKIDMQLKLVPGNSAGTVTAYYLSSKGSTWDEIDFEFLGNLSGDPYILHTNVFSQGKGNREQQFYLWFDPTADFHTYSILWNPQRIIFSVDGTPIREFKNLESNGVPFPKNQPMRIYSSLWNADDWATRGGLVKTDWTQAPFTASYRNFNADACVWSNGASSCTSNSPSTSNTWLSQELDTTSQERLQWVQKNYMIYNYCTDNKRFPQGLPPECSIS, encoded by the exons ATGCCAACCTCAACACATCGCATCTCCTCACTGCTACCATTCTTTTCTCTTACTGCTTCTTTCATATTTCTTCTCTTACTATTTGTTTCTTTCTATATAT CCATTGCCTCCGGTAATTTCTACCaagattttgacatcacatggggAGATGGTCGAGGTAAGATTCTCAACAATGGCGATCTTCTCACTTTATCCCTTGACAAAGCCTCTGGGTCTGGATTTCAATCCAAGAATGAGTATATGTTTTGCAAGATTGATATGCAACTCAAGCTTGTTCCTGGAAATTCCGCTGGCACTGTCACCGCTTATTAT CTATCATCTAAAGGGTCTACTTGGGATGAGATAGATTTTGAGTTCTTGGGGAATTTGAGTGGAGACCCCTACATTCTTCACACAAATGTGTTTAGTCAAGGCAAAGGAAACAGAGAACAGCAATTCTATCTATGGTTTGATCCAACTGCAGATTTCCACACCTATTCCATTCTCTGGAATCCTCAGCGCATCAT CTTCTCTGTTGATGGCACCCCTATTAGGGAATTCAAGAACTTGGAGAGCAATGGTGTTCCTTTCCCAAAGAATCAACCAATGAGGATTTATTCTAGCCTATGGAATGCTGATGATTGGGCTACAAGGGGTGGTCTGGTCAAGACAGACTGGACCCAAGCTCCTTTCACTGCTTCCTATAGGAATTTCAATGCCGATGCTTGTGTATGGTCTAATGGGGCATCTTCTTGCACCTCAAATTCACCCTCCACTAGTAATACATGGCTATCACAAGAATTGGACACAACAAGTCAGGAAAGGCTCCAATGGGTACAAAAAAATTACATGATCTATAACTACTGCACAGACAATAAAAGATTTCCCCAGGGCCTCCCTCCAGAATGCAGCATCTCATAG
- the LOC131174153 gene encoding probable xyloglucan endotransglucosylase/hydrolase protein 23 isoform X1, translating into MSFLWKYIMASHGSLPFCAMLPLLLCIFSSMAAIASGNFYQDFDITWGDGRGKILNNGDLLTLSLDKASGSGFQSKNEYMFCKIDMQLKLVPGNSAGTVTAYYLSSKGSTWDEIDFEFLGNLSGDPYILHTNVFSQGKGNREQQFYLWFDPTADFHTYSILWNPQRIIFSVDGTPIREFKNLESNGVPFPKNQPMRIYSSLWNADDWATRGGLVKTDWTQAPFTASYRNFNADACVWSNGASSCTSNSPSTSNTWLSQELDTTSQERLQWVQKNYMIYNYCTDNKRFPQGLPPECSIS; encoded by the exons ATGTCATTTCTGTGGAAATATATTATGGCTTCGCATGGTTCATTACCCTTTTGTGCAATGTTGCCCTTGCTCCTTTGCATCTTCTCTTCCATGGCAGCCATTGCCTCCGGTAATTTCTACCaagattttgacatcacatggggAGATGGTCGAGGTAAGATTCTCAACAATGGCGATCTTCTCACTTTATCCCTTGACAAAGCCTCTGGGTCTGGATTTCAATCCAAGAATGAGTATATGTTTTGCAAGATTGATATGCAACTCAAGCTTGTTCCTGGAAATTCCGCTGGCACTGTCACCGCTTATTAT CTATCATCTAAAGGGTCTACTTGGGATGAGATAGATTTTGAGTTCTTGGGGAATTTGAGTGGAGACCCCTACATTCTTCACACAAATGTGTTTAGTCAAGGCAAAGGAAACAGAGAACAGCAATTCTATCTATGGTTTGATCCAACTGCAGATTTCCACACCTATTCCATTCTCTGGAATCCTCAGCGCATCAT CTTCTCTGTTGATGGCACCCCTATTAGGGAATTCAAGAACTTGGAGAGCAATGGTGTTCCTTTCCCAAAGAATCAACCAATGAGGATTTATTCTAGCCTATGGAATGCTGATGATTGGGCTACAAGGGGTGGTCTGGTCAAGACAGACTGGACCCAAGCTCCTTTCACTGCTTCCTATAGGAATTTCAATGCCGATGCTTGTGTATGGTCTAATGGGGCATCTTCTTGCACCTCAAATTCACCCTCCACTAGTAATACATGGCTATCACAAGAATTGGACACAACAAGTCAGGAAAGGCTCCAATGGGTACAAAAAAATTACATGATCTATAACTACTGCACAGACAATAAAAGATTTCCCCAGGGCCTCCCTCCAGAATGCAGCATCTCATAG
- the LOC131174159 gene encoding probable xyloglucan endotransglucosylase/hydrolase protein 23, translating into MASHNSLPFCAMLPLLLSIFSSMAAIASGNFYRDFDITWGDGRGKILNNGDLLTLSLDKASGSGFQSKNEYMFGKIDMQLKLVPGNSAGTVTAYYLSSKGSTWDEIDFEFLGNLSGDPYILHTNVFSQGKGNREQQFYLWFDPTADFHTYSILWNPQRIMFSVDGTPIREFKNLESNGVPFPKNQPMRIYSSLWNADDWATRGGLVKTDWTQAPFTASYRNFNADACIWSNGASSCNSNSPSTSNGWLSQQLDTTSQERLQWVQKNYMIYNYCTDNKRFPQGLPPECSIS; encoded by the exons ATGGCTTCACACAATTCATTACCCTTTTGTGCAATGTTGCCCTTGCTTCTTTCTATCTTCTCTTCCATGGCAGCCATTGCCTCTGGTAATTTCTACCgagattttgacatcacatggggAGATGGTCGAGGTAAGATTCTCAACAATGGCGACCTTCTCACTTTGTCCCTCGACAAAGCCTCTGGTTCTGGATTTCAATCCAAGAATGAGTATATGTTTGGGAAGATTGATATGCAGCTCAAGCTTGTCCCTGGCAATTCCGCTGGCACTGTCACCGCTTATTAT CTATCCTCGAAAGGGTCTACTTGGGATGAGATAGACTTTGAGTTCTTGGGGAATTTGAGTGGGGACCCCTACATTCTTCACACTAACGTGTTTAGCCAAGGCAAAGGAAACAGAGAGCAGCAATTCTATCTATGGTTTGACCCAACTGCAGATTTTCACACCTATTCCATTCTTTGGAATCCCCAGCGCATCAT GTTCTCTGTCGATGGCACCCCAATTAGGGAATTTAAGAACTTGGAGAGCAATGGTGTTCCTTTCCCAAAGAATCAACCAATGAGGATTTATTCTAGCCTATGGAATGCTGATGATTGGGCTACAAGGGGTGGTCTGGTCAAGACAGACTGGACGCAAGCTCCTTTCACTGCTTCCTATAGGAATTTCAATGCCGATGCTTGTATATGGTCTAATGGGGCATCTTCTTGCAACTCAAATTCACCCTCCACTAGTAATGGATGGCTATCACAACAATTGGACACAACAAGCCAGGAAAGGCTCCAATGGGTACAAAAAAATTACATGATCTATAACTACTGCACAGACAATAAAAGATTTCCACAGGGACTCCCTCCAGAATGCAGCATCTCATAG